The following is a genomic window from Polypterus senegalus isolate Bchr_013 chromosome 9, ASM1683550v1, whole genome shotgun sequence.
CTTTAACCCGTAGCCGCTTCGACACAGGCAAATTATCCATGAAATTTAACCAGATTGCCACCTAATGGTTACATAAAATAGTTATAGCTAAACCCAAACACTACCTCTTACCAAGGCTGGTTAATACACGAGAGGATTACTAGTCCATTAAAAAAGGATTAGCTCTTTTATGACCGAGTGGGCGGCCCTTAAAAGGGCCTTTGGGTTTAGTTAGATCGTTTTTAAACTTTATCCTCCGAAGCCGTACAGTGTTCGTCCCTGTCTCTTTAGCGCGTAGACAACATCCATTGCAGTAACAGTTTTTCGCTTTGCGTGTTCCGTGTAGGTGACAGCATCCCGTATAACATTTTCCAAGAACACTTTTAACACACCACGGGTTTCTTCGTAAATCAAACCAGATATACGCTTCACACCACCTCGACGAGCCAAACGACGAATCGCTGGTTTGGTAATGCCTTGAATGTTGTCTCGAAGGACTTTCCGGTGACGCTTTGCCCCTCCTTTTCCCAATCCCTTACCACCTTTACCTCGTCCAGACATCTTGTACAACTTTTAAAAAGCTTCAAAAAATTATACACCCAGACCACAATAATCCTAAACCTGTAAACAGAAATTCACAGATGCGGGGCCTTTCTTATAGTTATGGAGCGGACCTaggtgaaatccacatacgaTTATTAAAGTACTCTGTACGCCTCCCAATGGCATGTTGCCAATGTGACAAACAACACATCCACCTTAAACTGCGCAAAAACGTTTAATTTATTATCGGAAgtgatttttttgcaaatgtcTTAGGAATTGAATGAGGAAACAGTTTTATATGTACAATGCGACTTTACGGCATAATTAAACTAACAGTTAAAGGAGTATTCCCAGTAAGTCAAGTAAAACCCGGAATTATAATACTTTActctttttacaaatatttttggttttctgttcATTTCTAGTGTGACCTCtaaacaagcttttttttttcttttttccttccattACTTGTCAAGGTTAGTTATAcgatatatgcaaatataaaacGCAATAATGTTTCTAATATATAACAGTCCTTCTGCACATTAAGTTATATTTTCAGCATTACCTTTGATGAAGCTTTCATTAAGAACAAcactcatttttaattattaaatagaGCACGCAATTTCCGTTAATGCAACCTTTTCAAACGACACCATgttatttaaactttgtttttagattaaattattttgaatttgttcaTAGTAATTAGATTATACTTATGTTAGATTATGTGAAAGACAACAGAATTCCTTACGTTACATGCCAAATGaggaaaacacatacaaaaaagaCATGGATATTCATACCTAATGTTaacttacaaatacattttacaaagaatCTCTGAGCTATTTTATTAACCATGTCTTTGTAGCTAGATCATATTTGAAGATTATCAACAtagtaaaaaaaagtcaaaattgtagtAAATAGCTTTATGTAATAGTCGTCTCGTTACCGTGCTAATCAAAGTGCATCGCACCCTCCCGTCACAACGCCCCATTAAATGCTGTTAACATCTCGTTTTACTTAAATTGTCACGGTGattcaaaactcgtttatatatttttataaatatttataaatttaaagacatatataaaatatagatatataaaacacgcagtcttactattttgatcCACGATACATCTAATTCTTTTTATACGTTTTACCTTGGGAGTTGGCTGGGACAATGTCGGACAACGTAGGCTGACTGTAGCATTTACTACAAATACccccaaaatgtttaattttttacatatgtgACTATAATTGTTAAAGTACAAATACTAGTACGAGGTTATAACGTAAATTAAATATAGATTTAGCAAATATTTTAGATTCCTAATAATATAAATTCACTCTATAGTAACAGATAAGAGCTCGTGTTCTGCTCTCAGTTGTGTTAACTTCACCCGACATAAAGCTTTATAACTTCATcggttttgaaacatttttttcaaaatgccaCAAAAGTTAATCCTTACATTCCCCACCTTAAGTAGATATAAATAAAACCTCAGTAAAATCaagtttcataattttattttaaaaagtatcaaCGAAGAGCTGAAAAATCTGTGGCATTTCAGCAGGTCTTTGTGTGGTTTTGTATTTATCATTAACAAACCTTTAACGTAAACAAGAAAATCTCTCCGAATTCATGAAAACACAAGGGTTTTCTATCGGAATATTGAATTTGTTTCGTttccagatttttattttaaatgaaaaactataGTTTTTTAAAAGGAGAAAACACAGGAGAAACAGATTTCCCGAGCCAGTAAGAGGCAGAGAGGGTGGTTGAGTCTATAAGGTTCTCATGTACCATATAAACTCCAGCCCCCACCTCACTCGAGTCACTGCTGATTTAGCAGAGTTCTTGTTTGTGTATTTTGGTTTTATTACGTGATTGTTTTCTTctgttaaatttttttatttacagaatggctgaagttgctcctgctcCTGCAACCGCGCCTGCTGCTGCGCCAAATAAAACACCGAAGAAGAAGTCATCGGCCAAACCTAAAAAGAGTGGTCCTAGTGTGTCCGATCTGATTGTAAAAGCTGTGTCCGCCTCTAATGAGCGCAGTGGGCTTTCTCTTGCCGGGCTGAAAAAGGCTTTAGCTGCGGGTGGCTACGATGTTGAAAAGAACAACTCCAGAGTGAAGCTTGCTGTGAAGAGCTTAGTGGGCAAAGGTACGCTGGTGCAGACGAAGGGCACTGGTGCCTCTGGCTCTTTCAAGATTAACAAGAAACGGACTGAGGCCAAAGAAAAAGCTGCTAAAAAGAAGACTTCTCCTAAAGCTAAGAAGCCGGTGGCAAAAAAGCCAGCAGCGAAGAAGCCGAAAAAGGCTGCAGCAAAGAAACCAGTGGCTGTTAAAAAGTCGCCCAAGAAAGCAAAGAAACCTGCAGCTGCTAAGAAAGCTACGAAGAGCCCCAAGAAGGCTAAACCAGCCGCAGCAAAGCCGAAAAAGCCGGCGAAGACTGCCAAGAAAGCCAAAACCGCGAAATCTAAAGTGGCTAAACCTAAGACCGTGAAAAAAAGTGCCGGTAAGAAGAAGTAAAGCCTTGTTATGCTTGTACCCAACGGCTCTTCTAAGAGCCACCACACATTGATGAAAGTGCTGAAATTCAACCGTTGCTTATATTAAGTATATGAAGTACATTGTGAACTGTAAACTTGCCATGCTTTGGAGCTGAGGAAGAGCACGGACTTCGAAAAAAGaactatgtatatatttaaagactgaaattttatttttaactaaagcCCTAACAAGTTGACCTCCATTTCTTCCAGGTCTTTGACCAAACTACACGTTTTTACTAACGCATTTCCAACCtcgaaggtttttttttttttttttttcttcccttttttgcaTGTATAACTTGACTTTTTTGTAAACTTGGGTGGCTTGTGTGTTTATCGTCTGACCGtgcagtaaaatattttaactgttaAAAGGATTTGGAAGTTGCGGTGTCAAGTGTCCTCTTGACACATGCTGTCCTTTAGCAGACTGAAGGTTAATTGATTTATGCTATTAAGCCACCAGGAAGAAAATGAGCATTCAACCCTTTTACCAGTGTGTACTATGGCTAGcttataaaatttgtttttaaagtgaaatCCGTCTTTCCCCCTCcctttattttgtaatgtgtattCTACCTTGTGTTGCtgaataaattatacatttttctgtaaaCCTAGTTGGTGGTTTATTTTCCCTGAACTTGTCACTAAAACATGTCTTGGTAATGATTgtattttgtgtgtacacactgtaaaatcagtgcatgctcccaaccaactGTCCATATGCCACAGTCcttgaatgttttgctgcctatatatatatatatatatatatatataaaaaatgttctgTGTGTAGACTCCAAGGTACTTTGGTTGCTGTGGGTATACTGCCTGGGGTACACCAAGTTTGTGTTTGAATGTGGACATTAACATTTATACTGGTTGAATAATCCTATTTGCCTAAACATAGTGCCACATGGCTGCAAGATGCTTGGCGCTTGTTCTAACAAAATTGCTATGTTTAGCCTAGGAGTAACATTTCGTGTAAATGCATAAGTGGACAGCTTGGTTCTGAAAGGTTTTTTCCTCCTCTGTAGTGAGTGAAGTAGAAATGACATGGTGGGTGAGGTGATCTGTGTAATTTTCATCCAGATAAAGCCAATATAATTTTGTAGCAGTGACTTAGTTCATCACATTGCAGGGATGTATACATTCATCTGAAATGAAGGAGAAGCAAAAAGCCTCGTCTGAATGGAAAGCCACCAACAGTAGGCACAGAAGTAGAAATGTATAAATTGCGAGAGGAAATGAAGGTGAGTGGGATTTATGCAAACTCTAGGAACTGAACTGGAATCTGGTGGTGTGAAGCAGCAATATTTACCATTGTTGATCAGCAACAAGGTGTCTGTTTAAATGTGATAATAGTATAAAACTCAAGTCTGGGAGAGTACAGATTTTGAATCAAGTCTGAAGTGTGTAAGTTTAGTTGTAGAACTGAAGCAATCAAGTGTTAATTCTGCAAAGTAAAATCTGGAACCTTGCTACAATGGGgaaaaatgaacttaatttagAATGTGCACCACTTGGTCAGTGGTATATAAGAAAAAGAGCAGTTGTCCTCTCAATTGTATCCACTTGACATGTTCAGTGCCTTTCTGGCAGCATGAAATGGTCTTGAATGGGGTTCCAGACTATTGCCAATCATGTCCAGCTCTGCTAGTGTTGCCAATTTACCTGCATGTTTTGTGGAtcaaaaaagaatgcaaacatcacATAAGCAGCAGTCTGAAGCAGTGAACCACTGTGCTTACTGCCATCACAGATACTCCTTAAAATGGAAATTGATTTTGTAGGAGAAGGTCTGCTGATATAACAGTGCAGTCTTTTGATCATATCGCGTATTGTAACCAGGGCAAAAATAAATGGTCAGTGTGAATAAACTTGAATCTGCTTTAGATCATGTGCGAGTATTTTGTATATTGCACTCTGTGCACATACAAGTAGCACCCACCCAAAACCTGAGTGCACAACCCTGTCTCCCACAGAGGGTCATTAACAGTTTGACCCTATCAGAAAGCGCATTATAAAGCAAATTGTGTTGCCTTTCATAACAGCTATGGGTAAACACCTTCACATAAAAGTATAGCTATATGACCGTCAGGGAGCCTATCGTCATCCCCAGTGCAACAGTTATTTCAGTTGGATATAGTGCTAGATCTTTAGTCagaagtgtacagagtgaagagcaaAGGCACAGGACTGTCCTTGTGCTCcattgttgctcacatccacaccAGAGACAATATCCTTGAGCCATAATTTAAACTATCCTACAAGAgtgcctgaggatcaccttccaggctaaGACCAGGAATGCAATATTCTAAAAGGGCAAGAGGGGGAGCCACTGCTAATAAGATTTGTGTCTTTTCTCCTCTATAGTTCTGTGAAGCCTCTCAGTGAGGCCACCTGCAGCCTTCCCCTTCTCAGAACTGCTCTTAAAAATATaaggagcactttgaaaacacatcagatctcaatgggaaaagcatcatactggatatctatactgatatggactgggtaatgtgttaggaatgaaaggatgccacatcatttgatggaaatgaaaactgtcaacctacagagggctgaattcaaagaaaccctgaaaatcaaagtgaaaaaatgatgcggcaggcctattccattttgccaaaatgtcatTGTAGCCACTCAAAATCATACTCCGTATTGTTTGTATGGCACCTATGTGCTTGTGTGCTTATCTGACATTGTCGGGGCATGCTTCTCATGAAACAACGAatgatgtcctgggggatctcctcccagatctggaccagggcatcgctGAACtcctgaggtgcaacctggcagcgtcggatggaccgaaacataatgttgcagaggtgttctattggatttgggTCAGGTGATCGTGGGAGCTAGTCAATGGTAttgattccttcatcctccaggaatggcctgcatactctcgccatatGAGGCTGGACATTgtatccaaggatttcatcccgatacctaatggcagtcaaggtgttgttgtctagcctgtagaggtctgtgtgtccctccatggatgtgcctccccagaccatcagtgacccaccaccaaaccagtcatgctgaacaatgttacaggcagcataacgttctccacgacTTCTCTAGACCCCTTCACATCTgttacatgtgctcagggtgaacattcagtcatctgtgaaaagcacaggttgccagtggtggacttgccaattctggtattctatggcaaataccaattgagctccacagtactgggcagtgagcacagggcccactagaggatgtcaggccctcaggcctccctcatgaagtctgtttctgattgtttgatcagggacattcacaccagtggcttgctggaggtcattttgtagggatcTGGCTatactcatcctgttcctcctttcccaaaggagcagataccagtcctgctgatgggttaaggaccccATGGGCTCCCAGAAGATAATATCTCTGTCTGAGGATCACAGTCCCATATGATGGAGCTCCATGACGCTAACCCACTTGAGAGAGACGATTTATTTGGTGGAACCACAGAGTCTAAAAAGGCAGTTGTGATGGCTGATATCTGTTTCACCTCctcaattttgttgtttttttaaactctCACGGTAAACGGGGCAgcccggttggcaccccaacttttctttgATTCTCCTCTTCCTCATTTGCACCTCACAGCTGTCACCCCAATAATTGCACAGGAACAAATCAGACGTGTACACATAAAGAACAATGCAGAACAGAGAAGGTGGCAGTTCTTATTTCTTGTGGAAAATTGGTCATGTAATTGGCTGGAGTTACAGAATACAGAAGACAGCAACAACACATTAAAAGAGGAAAGCCAAAGATGCTGTTTTGCTTCCaggaaataaatgataaaataatgcacattttaataCGTATGAAATATATTATTGTCAGATAGAGTCTCCATCTTACAAGATCCTGCTTACCCCAAAAGGATGAGAAACAGTGCAGAAAGCAACCCCAGATAGGATGGATGTTCATAAAAGGTGTTAGGTGGGAGGACAAAAACAAGTAGAGGAGAGACTCCTTAGTAGCTGGAGCAGTGGTCAGGATTAAGTGGAATAAATTGCTAGCTTTTTtaatatgaaaggaaaaaaatcccaTTTTTGAACCTTCTGCCACATTGGGGAGTTCTCAAGATCTTATCTACCGTTAGTGATGAACTCCAGTCTACAATACCTTTTACATATAACCTAAAAAGGATTTGAGGTCTAGTTGGCAAGGGCCACATACACACTactaagttttcatttaaaaactgcgtttattaaatgaaaataatcttcGTCAACACTGGCATTTTCATATCATTTACAGAAGTATTTTCATCCATACTAAAATGACTGAAAGTGCATATGACATAATCATCCGCCTACACTGGGCATGGGTTTAACATAAACGTCTTCAGCTGGGCATACACTTTGCTGTTTTGGCACGATTTTAAGCCTGCTTTGCATTCTTCGAATGATGTTATGAATCAGCCAGAATTTCAGCTTCATTGGCTGTCATTTCGCATGCAGTATGAGGGGTATTGCGATGCCCTGTCATGATTGGACTATCACACGATCGGAAGAATTTTTTGTCATGTCATAAATTTCATTGCACTTATACTTATACAATGAAGAGTCTATACAGCTGATGTTCTGTTATCGCCACCAAATTTTGCAAAATTCATTGTGCAGTGAACACACTAAGTGTGCAACGTACATGCATAGTCTGAGCAGTCATGTTGTGACATGTCAATCCAACCAAACATGGTCATGTAGTCTGAGTACATAGCTGACTGACGACTCTATAGATTGATCAtgatttctaaaaattgcacaaaatgcaatttaggtgcatacaggtaagcaacacaatggctatggaaagcaactcttctttGCTGAATATGTCTCAATGTTTCCCCCATGGTGTGTTTTTTCAGAAATCTGTTTTTGCCTGTctaaactgaaacaaaatgctGGTGTTTCAAAAGTCTCTGGCTCTGAGAGTGTTTTCAAAAGTGTTTGATTTTGCAGGTTGAAAACACTGGCAGGCTCCTCTGCTTGAGACCTAAATATGTTTAATTCTCAGGGTGTGTTTGGGTAGGAGAAGTGCTTAAGTGCTGCTATGTGTTTTTTGTAGTGTAGTGATCAGAACTGTACACAATATACTTGAGATGCAATCTCACTAGTGCGTATATTATAGTCTAAGCCCAATGtcctttgatttatattcaacagttgtTACAATATAACTTAAGTTTAAGTTCCACACTTTGCCTAAATGATGAGAGTGTTGTGCCAACATAAACCCTGAAATCCTCTTCTGAGGTTGTTTtctgtagctcagtgtctcctCTCTTGTATATCTATTTTCCTTTTGCTCACATTTAGGTAGCATTTTGTAGTTTAGTGTTTACCCTAACACTTTGTGAAGTGGTAAAGTTTAAAGGAAGAGTTTGTCACAAAGAGATCCTTATTAGGCATTAGCACATTCTGGAAGAgaccaggccattcagctcacCAACTCTAGTTACTCAAATCTTCCGAAATAACACCTTGAAGGTCTCGAAAGTTCTaatgcctaccacactacttggcattattccatgtgtttatggttctcctaacatttgtgcaaaatttacccttaggtTTAAAATGATGTCCCTGTATTCTTGTTTATCTCATTTTAaagatccactgtgctaattcccttcataattaccaacacttcaatcatgccaactcTTAATTTCCTTTagcttaaaatgaaaagactcAGCTGTTGTAATCTTTCCTCACAACACATTCcatgtagtcctggaatcagcctagttgctcttctctggaccttttctagtgctgctatgtcctttctgtACTCTGAAGGCCATAActtcacacaatactccagatgaggccacaccagtgcattataaagcttaaggataaactccttggacttgtactccatacatcatgctatataacctaacattctgctggtcttctcaatggcttctgaacactgtctggaagttaatAGTGACAAACCCATCATGACTCCTACATCCTTATCATAAGGTGTAATTTCAATTTatagatctcccattgtgtattcatatctCACAAACTTACATCCCACatgtcatactttacatttatatacattaaatttcatctgacccaaatctgctcaagcctatATGTTACCCATGTCCCTATGTAATGATTCAACATATTCTAGATTATTGGCCAAGCCACCTAGCTTGGCATCATCTACAAACTAAGACAGCTTATTATCTATATTCCTATACTAATCATGTATATATATCAacaatagcagcagccctaacaCTGAGGAAATCACCAATTTCAGATAAAACCCTATGCTTCAAGTGTTTCAGCCAATTCTGTACCCTTCTGCCTATTCTAGTAAAAGCAGAACTCCTGGCTTCACTGTTCAttatcattcattttattaattacaaaattatCCAAACATTATGGCAAAGAGTTATGATCAACACTCACCTTGGCACTGGAATCACCTAAACCAAATGTCACATTACTTGACTTATAGTCAGAGGGGATCTCAGACTTGACAAGAGCTACTGACCTCATTGCCAGAGCATGTCAATTTACACAACTAGAAATCGTAGAGCATGATGAATTCGACAACTGCATGACGACTTTCCAGCAGTTTCACTATTTCAAGTTATCGTGAGCTTGCCCCTTTTTTGACATGCTGAATGATGGAGGCTTTTCCTATGCAAAGGATTTAAAGGTGTAGTGAGTCTGATGCAATCTCAGTCCCCCTTTTTTATGTTAGTGTACATAAAACATTAGGCATCAGTCAGACAaaactcttctgtttgtgagatccaaaacccccatgttccttattccttgtttcTACATTATATTTCTATGTGAGCGCTCATTAGTTAACAGCACTTTCATACTCAAAGTGCTTGTCCAAACAACTTAAGATTTGATTTTATTGGGGAGAGTCGTGgactagttggactgagtcaCTTGGTATGACCAACTATGTGACTGTTGATCACGAGAGTGTGCCACGACTGCTCCCGACTTGCTATGATTATGTAAATGAcatctacaactgaaaatcattggaaaagCTACGAGAGGATGATCTAGTAACTGCCGCTACATTTCCATAAAACATCCTTGACACTTGGAAATGTCATCCCAAAGACTTTCAAGTTAGGGTGACTGGCTTGTGTGTGAGTGCCACCTTGTCCAGGGTAGATTCCTGCCTTCCATTTGATGCTGTCATGATACCTTCTGACTCCTTACAAGTTTGTGTCAAATTGCAggaatgatttttattattacttttacttttacatgctggattttcatttttattgctccATACACTTATTATTTGTATTTGCATTAATACTGATGAAAAAATACACTACATTGAATGtgcttaatgttttttctttctgccctTAAATAACTCAAGTCATAGTCACAACGGTGCATCTTCACTGCACGTTGAATAAATTTACATGACTTGACAGTCCAAGATCTAAGACTTCATCACAGAACATGTAGTCGGCCTTATAATTCTGAGGTTTATCGAGGCTACATTTCCAACTTTGTAAGTAATTTTCATTGCCacatacctatttttttttttttttccaatagacAGTTGCTGGACAGGACTGATCTAAAGCTACTCCAGTTGCTTGCACAGAGGCAAGCTTCCCCATTAGGGGGATTAAGCCCTTGAAGTTGAAGGGCTGCAGATGATCAAAACGCTCTCTAAAAATACACATTGGATTTTATGGCTCTCTCACCATTTCGGAAGTACAGCTGGTTGGAACCCAGCTGCAAAGCGTTGTGTTTGCTTTCTCCCACCTGTTGAACGTTCCCTAGGAGGCTACATCCTGAGCTTTTGCAGAGTGTCTATTGATTGTGATTAATGTCAGCTGTCAAAAAGCACAGCTGACTCAGATAACCAGATCAAGGCTTGCTTGAGGGAGAACTGGGATGATAATGGACTTATTCTTCTTCAGGTTAATCACGGGTTCAGTTTTCTCATACAGCTGTCTGAAGCTCACTTGCTTGAATGCATGTGCATGGActtcaaaactttaaactagGTTGTCAGAAGAGCAGATGGCACCCAAAGAGATATAAAAATGTACAGAGGGACCAAATGACCCATATGGTTGAAGGCAATAGACAGCTTAGTTAAACTATGAGACAACATGTTCTCTGTTAACTAAAAAACTCCCATCACAAGCGCCTCATCAAGTCCATTTTAATATCTTCAAGGTATAGGAGTCTCTGGAATTGTCAAAAAGAAAGAGTGTTTATGGCATCTGGGACATGTACAGCAGAAAACAGCACTCTCAGACAAGCCTACATTTAGCTTGGCTTAATGGGGGCTGTCGATGTTCAATGTCTGAGAAATTGTGTGGTGTAAAATACAAATCTTTGAGATTGAAAGTacttgaattttaataaattcctGCAGCAGACTTAACTTTGTTTTTGACATGATTACTTTTGCACAACTGAGGTGCCAGACAGCTCAAACAACAAACATAATAACAGCTTAGCCCAAATCCGTCCTGGCACCCATAGCAATCACACTGATATGCTGATAAGGGAGGAACGAGCTACAAACAAGAACCCGTTGAGCTTGTCTGATGAAGTTTCTCATCATCAGATTTAATCAAGCGTCATTGTCTTGTGAAAATGAACCATCATGAGTACACAATACCACAATTATGTCATACTGTTAATTTGTAACTTTTTAGTGAATACATGATAACTAACCAATCTCGTCTTGTTTAACCACCAATTTAACAAGACattgattatatatacagtatttacaaagttCAAAACAATAATTGTAAATTTCAGGTGGTTTGTCCGCTTACAGAGCagtaagtttataaaaaatatgcttaaagttaaatacaaaagttaaacagtgagattaataacactaaaaaataaacaattaaccaATGAAACTGGAAACTCTGCTAAAGTTGATTAAAATGggaagacaaacacacacaggcttcGCATTTCTTCAGCTTTGTATAAACTggagcagcacagtggcgcactgggtagcgctgctgcctcgcagttggaaGACCTGAGTTCACTCCTCGGGctctctctgcgtggagtttgcatgttctccccgtgtctgcatgggtttcctcccacagtccaaagacatgcaagttagatgcattggtggtcctaaattgtccc
Proteins encoded in this region:
- the LOC120535705 gene encoding histone H1-like, whose protein sequence is MAEVAPAPATAPAAAPNKTPKKKSSAKPKKSGPSVSDLIVKAVSASNERSGLSLAGLKKALAAGGYDVEKNNSRVKLAVKSLVGKGTLVQTKGTGASGSFKINKKRTEAKEKAAKKKTSPKAKKPVAKKPAAKKPKKAAAKKPVAVKKSPKKAKKPAAAKKATKSPKKAKPAAAKPKKPAKTAKKAKTAKSKVAKPKTVKKSAGKKK
- the LOC120535704 gene encoding histone H4; this encodes MSGRGKGGKGLGKGGAKRHRKVLRDNIQGITKPAIRRLARRGGVKRISGLIYEETRGVLKVFLENVIRDAVTYTEHAKRKTVTAMDVVYALKRQGRTLYGFGG